In the genome of Mucilaginibacter terrenus, one region contains:
- a CDS encoding SusD/RagB family nutrient-binding outer membrane lipoprotein, which translates to MKIKHLSALILFAAVTLSTVSCKKDLQDINKSPNASETAQPDYLLTAAIKNTADTYWGTANNMDASLLFVQYWAKIQYTDPDRYIYSNNAFQELWTVGYSKSIVNLNQIIKLADAQSNPNYKGVALVLRSWTFQLLTDAYGDIPYSQATNISQYLTPAYDKQKDVYFALLEDLKTAQSSLNASGPAILGDVIYGNNITSWKKFANSLRLRIALRIADREPEKAKQVLAEIQAEGSGYISSNSETAQLVYLASPNQNPISNLFDTRDDYRISKTVVDKLFALNDPRLQVYVSKTKDATPNTYVGIPNGLLVGDASNLGFTKTSKPGAYFLAPGAPAVIQSYSEVLFDRAEAAARGFTTENAGELYKQAITASLKQYSVSDADVATYLGQPAVQYNAGNFRKSIGDQKWLALFGQGLEAFAEWRRLDYPQLQPAVAGTLNGKLPLRFLYPGTEQSLNGTNYQSAVSGQGADVLTTKLWFDVN; encoded by the coding sequence ATGAAAATCAAACATTTATCAGCATTAATACTATTTGCCGCGGTTACACTATCAACAGTGTCGTGCAAAAAGGATCTGCAGGATATAAACAAAAGCCCGAATGCATCTGAAACTGCACAGCCTGACTACCTGCTTACTGCAGCTATAAAAAATACAGCCGACACCTATTGGGGTACCGCAAATAACATGGATGCGAGCCTGCTTTTTGTACAGTACTGGGCTAAGATCCAATACACCGATCCGGACAGGTATATCTACTCTAACAATGCTTTCCAGGAGTTGTGGACGGTAGGTTACTCAAAAAGCATAGTTAATCTGAACCAGATAATAAAGTTAGCAGACGCGCAGTCTAACCCTAATTACAAAGGTGTGGCGCTGGTGCTGCGTTCATGGACTTTTCAATTACTTACCGACGCGTACGGCGATATACCTTACAGCCAGGCAACTAACATTTCGCAATATCTTACCCCTGCTTATGACAAGCAAAAAGATGTGTATTTCGCTTTGTTGGAAGACCTGAAAACGGCACAGTCTTCGTTGAACGCGTCAGGACCGGCAATCTTGGGTGATGTTATTTACGGCAATAACATTACTTCATGGAAGAAATTTGCCAATTCGCTGCGTTTGCGAATAGCCTTGCGTATAGCAGACCGCGAGCCTGAAAAAGCTAAACAGGTACTTGCCGAGATACAGGCAGAGGGCAGCGGCTACATAAGCAGCAACAGCGAGACAGCACAGTTGGTTTATCTGGCATCACCAAACCAAAACCCTATAAGTAACCTGTTCGACACCAGAGATGATTACCGTATAAGCAAAACTGTTGTTGACAAGCTTTTTGCATTGAATGATCCGCGTTTGCAGGTTTACGTCAGCAAAACAAAAGATGCCACGCCAAACACTTACGTGGGCATACCTAACGGGTTATTAGTTGGGGATGCCAGTAACCTGGGTTTTACAAAAACATCAAAACCTGGCGCCTATTTTCTTGCTCCAGGTGCACCGGCGGTTATTCAAAGTTATTCGGAAGTGCTGTTTGACCGTGCAGAAGCTGCAGCAAGGGGGTTTACCACAGAGAATGCAGGCGAACTATACAAGCAAGCGATTACAGCATCGTTAAAGCAATATAGCGTAAGTGATGCAGATGTTGCCACTTACCTTGGCCAACCTGCTGTACAGTATAATGCCGGTAACTTCCGTAAATCCATAGGCGATCAAAAATGGCTCGCGTTATTTGGACAGGGGTTGGAAGCATTTGCGGAGTGGCGCAGGTTAGATTATCCTCAGCTTCAGCCTGCTGTAGCTGGTACGCTAAACGGAAAACTGCCGTTAAGATTCCTGTACCCGGGTACAGAGCAATCTTTAAACGGTACTAACTATCAGTCCGCGGTATCTGGTCAGGGCGCTGACGTATTAACAACCAAACTTTGGTTTGATGTGAATTAA
- a CDS encoding SusC/RagA family TonB-linked outer membrane protein, producing the protein MSKIYKLFLAALLPFFLLQTTYAQTVKVSGVVTARSDGQPLPGVTVAVQGSTNGTQTDVQGRFSLNAKPNDVLRISYLGFTTQQVTVTQADAPLQIVLVEAANSLNEVVVTALNISKDKKSLGYAVQSLKSRDISEAKESNLVNALAGKVAGVQVTNSQGDMGSSRIVIRGETSVSGNNQPLFVVDGVIVDNSQFQGANGSRDFPNAISDLNPEDIESISVLKGPNAAALYGYRAAAGVILIKTKTGKGAKGLGITINSNTSFATLKVFPDYQNQFGQGSNGKFSYVDGKGGGVNDGVDESWGPPLDGRLIPQFNSNGVAVPFVAHPNNVRDFFNTGVTLNNGVALAGSGDKYDFRLSYNNLHQTGVVPNSSLGRNSFLLNTTFRPTPKLTVTTIANYIKDDAGNLPGAYGRRATSTMLQFTWFGRQVDISQLKNYRNPDGSTFNWNNSYYSNPYFIAYENTVGQYKDRLIGSIELNYKIGGGLSANFRTGTDFYNDRRKIKVAYGTNGTPFGSYEEDAYHVSETNTEGRLQYTKKLSKDFSLDAFIGGNISTIINEQNDQIAPKLAVAGLYTLSNSRDPLVSSNYYGKLKTYSYFASAQIGYKDYAFLNLTGRNDWSSTLPVANLSYFYPSVNGSLVLSQALDFKSDALSYLKLRGGWSKVGKAATPYQLINTYNFTAPFGTNPQQNANSIDLNPNLKPETTTSGEAGFEAGFLRDRVRLDVSVYNTNSINQILNVDVSPSTGYTQKLINGGRINNKGLEVQLSGTPIKKNDFSWDVTVNYSLNRSKVVSLDEEGRLQSYILGTNRTVQVLAAVGKPYGTLFGNAYQRDAAGNIVIDNSGVPVINPTKQYLGKYTPDFSGSINNSFSYKGINLGFLVDARFGGSIYSNTNRTGTYTGVLASTLPGRGAQNGGLSYYYPGNNTSATAVQVNGGAAAPNGETVYDDGMVWKGVKADGTANSKVIPAQSYYKGFTNVDEAFVYSASFIKLREVKLGYTFPARWVKGIGLQSATVSVVGRNLWIIHKKVPNIDPETAFNTGNGQGLEDLTLPTVRNIGFNVNLKF; encoded by the coding sequence ATGTCCAAAATTTACAAGCTGTTTTTGGCGGCTTTACTGCCATTTTTCTTGCTGCAAACTACCTACGCCCAAACGGTTAAGGTTAGCGGCGTTGTCACCGCCCGGTCAGACGGGCAGCCGCTCCCCGGCGTTACGGTGGCTGTTCAGGGATCTACCAATGGTACTCAGACAGATGTACAGGGCAGGTTTTCCCTCAATGCAAAACCAAATGATGTACTCCGGATATCCTACTTGGGCTTCACCACACAACAGGTCACGGTTACACAGGCCGACGCACCGTTGCAAATAGTACTGGTAGAAGCCGCAAACTCGTTAAACGAGGTGGTGGTAACGGCGCTTAACATCAGCAAAGACAAAAAGTCGTTGGGCTACGCGGTACAAAGCTTAAAGTCGCGTGATATATCAGAAGCTAAAGAAAGCAACCTGGTAAACGCGCTTGCCGGTAAAGTTGCCGGTGTACAGGTTACCAACAGCCAGGGCGACATGGGATCATCACGTATAGTTATTCGCGGCGAAACATCGGTATCGGGTAACAACCAGCCACTGTTTGTGGTGGATGGCGTTATCGTAGATAACTCGCAGTTTCAGGGTGCTAACGGGTCAAGAGATTTCCCTAACGCAATTTCCGACCTCAACCCTGAGGATATAGAATCTATAAGTGTACTTAAAGGACCAAACGCTGCCGCACTGTACGGCTACCGCGCAGCTGCGGGTGTTATCCTTATAAAAACTAAAACAGGTAAGGGTGCCAAGGGCCTTGGTATCACTATCAACTCCAACACCAGCTTTGCAACCCTGAAGGTCTTCCCTGATTATCAAAACCAGTTTGGACAGGGATCCAACGGGAAATTTAGCTACGTGGATGGCAAAGGCGGAGGCGTTAACGATGGTGTGGATGAAAGCTGGGGCCCTCCATTGGATGGACGATTGATTCCGCAATTCAACTCTAACGGTGTTGCGGTGCCTTTTGTAGCGCATCCTAATAACGTACGCGATTTCTTCAACACAGGTGTCACCCTAAACAATGGTGTTGCACTTGCGGGCAGCGGCGACAAGTACGATTTTAGGTTGTCATACAACAACCTGCATCAAACTGGTGTGGTGCCTAATTCATCACTGGGCCGTAATTCATTTTTATTGAACACAACGTTCAGGCCAACACCAAAGCTTACCGTTACTACTATAGCTAATTACATAAAAGACGATGCAGGCAACCTTCCGGGTGCTTACGGCCGCAGGGCAACCAGCACCATGCTTCAGTTTACATGGTTTGGCCGCCAGGTGGATATAAGCCAGTTGAAAAACTACAGAAACCCTGATGGCAGCACCTTTAACTGGAACAACAGCTACTATAGCAACCCATATTTTATAGCTTATGAGAACACAGTTGGGCAGTATAAAGACCGCCTGATTGGCAGCATCGAGCTGAATTACAAAATTGGTGGCGGCCTATCTGCAAATTTTAGAACCGGTACCGACTTTTACAACGACCGTCGTAAAATAAAGGTGGCCTATGGTACTAATGGAACACCATTCGGTTCTTATGAAGAAGACGCTTATCACGTGAGCGAAACCAATACTGAAGGCCGGCTGCAGTACACTAAAAAGCTGAGCAAAGATTTCTCCCTTGATGCATTTATTGGTGGCAACATAAGCACAATTATAAACGAGCAGAACGACCAGATAGCACCTAAGCTGGCAGTTGCGGGCCTTTATACGTTGAGTAACTCACGTGATCCGCTGGTATCATCAAATTACTATGGCAAGCTTAAAACGTACAGCTACTTTGCATCGGCACAAATTGGATATAAGGACTATGCGTTCCTGAACCTTACCGGCCGTAACGACTGGTCGTCTACTTTACCTGTAGCAAACCTGTCTTACTTCTATCCGTCGGTGAATGGTAGTTTGGTACTATCTCAGGCGCTTGACTTTAAAAGTGACGCATTAAGTTACCTAAAACTAAGAGGTGGTTGGTCTAAAGTAGGTAAGGCCGCTACGCCTTATCAGCTCATCAACACATATAACTTTACAGCGCCTTTTGGCACCAATCCGCAGCAGAACGCTAATAGTATAGATCTTAACCCGAATTTAAAACCTGAGACAACAACCTCTGGCGAAGCTGGCTTTGAGGCCGGTTTCCTGCGCGATCGCGTACGGCTGGATGTAAGCGTTTATAATACAAACAGTATTAATCAGATACTTAACGTTGATGTTAGCCCTTCAACAGGTTATACGCAAAAGCTGATAAACGGCGGCCGTATAAATAATAAGGGCTTGGAGGTACAGTTAAGCGGCACGCCAATTAAAAAGAATGATTTCTCGTGGGATGTAACCGTGAACTATTCGCTTAACCGCAGCAAAGTAGTATCGTTAGATGAAGAAGGCAGGCTGCAAAGCTATATTTTAGGCACCAACCGTACGGTGCAGGTACTTGCCGCAGTGGGGAAACCTTACGGTACATTGTTTGGCAACGCTTACCAGCGTGATGCCGCCGGCAACATTGTTATAGATAACAGTGGTGTACCGGTTATCAACCCTACCAAGCAGTACCTGGGTAAGTACACACCTGATTTTTCCGGAAGCATTAACAACAGCTTCTCTTATAAAGGGATTAATTTAGGTTTCCTGGTGGATGCCCGGTTTGGAGGATCCATCTACTCTAATACCAACAGAACGGGAACTTACACGGGAGTGCTGGCATCAACGCTGCCCGGCCGAGGTGCACAAAACGGCGGATTAAGCTATTACTATCCCGGTAATAATACGTCAGCTACCGCGGTGCAGGTTAACGGAGGTGCTGCTGCACCAAATGGCGAAACTGTTTATGACGACGGTATGGTATGGAAAGGCGTAAAGGCAGACGGCACAGCAAACAGTAAGGTTATACCAGCACAGTCTTACTACAAAGGATTTACCAATGTGGACGAGGCCTTTGTTTACAGCGCATCATTTATAAAGCTTAGGGAAGTTAAGCTAGGCTACACTTTCCCGGCGAGGTGGGTAAAAGGGATAGGGCTGCAGTCGGCGACCGTCTCAGTTGTTGGCCGGAATCTATGGATCATTCACAAGAAAGTGCCAAATATCGACCCGGAAACGGCATTCAACACCGGCAACGGCCAAGGCCTTGAAGACCTTACGCTACCTACTGTTCGCAACATCGGCTTTAATGTTAATCTTAAATTCTAA
- the pta gene encoding phosphate acetyltransferase: protein MTKSIYIASAEPYSGKSVIALGLVAMLLGRAQKIGYFKPIIPLAPQEQPDSHIQTILSHFQLPQAYADTYAFTRQDAMQHLKDGRQGDMLDAIISRFKSLEAAYDYTVVEGSDFAGPATAFEFETNRLIAKNLNAPVLLLVSGDNKTTAEIVQDTLNFWRAYQSHDIQVLAVVANRVQSAQTADVKQLLVAQLPENILVSVIPAEQTLENPTVNDIFECLNGRLLFGREHLANQVDHFVTGAMQVPNFLNYLKENVLIVTPGDRGDIIISSLQANLSASYPRVAGIVLTAGSIPEEPVMRLIEGLQNVVPILTVDSGTFETTNNIASVKARITPDNSKKIQLAIETFNKYVDVPSLEKMLVTFHSDAMTPHMFQYQLTQWAKRQRKNIVLPEGNDDRILQATARLISQQLVNITLLGDPGEIAASVKRLGIDVDLSQVNIISPANSTFYDDYVQTLYELRKSKNVTLEMARDLMTDVSYFGTMMVYKGHADGMVSGAVHTTQHTIRPALQFIKTKPGISTVSSIFFMCLADRVSVFGDCAVNPDPTAEELAEIAISSADNSSRFGIEPRVALLSYSSGTSGSGEDVEKVRRATQLVREKRPDLKVEGPIQYDAAVDPVVGRQKLPGSEVAGQASVLIFPDLNTGNNTYKAVQRETGALAIGPMLQGLNKPVNDLSRGCTVDDVFNTVIITAIQSQDS from the coding sequence TTGACTAAAAGCATTTATATAGCCTCTGCCGAACCCTACAGTGGTAAGTCAGTTATTGCACTTGGGCTGGTAGCCATGCTGCTGGGTAGGGCACAAAAAATAGGTTACTTTAAACCTATAATACCGCTTGCTCCGCAAGAACAGCCGGACAGCCATATTCAAACTATTCTATCTCACTTTCAACTACCGCAGGCATATGCAGATACTTATGCTTTTACCAGGCAAGATGCAATGCAACACCTGAAGGATGGGCGGCAAGGCGATATGCTGGACGCGATCATCAGCAGGTTTAAAAGCCTTGAAGCTGCTTATGACTACACCGTTGTAGAAGGCAGCGATTTTGCTGGGCCGGCTACAGCATTTGAGTTTGAAACCAACAGGTTAATTGCCAAAAACCTGAATGCACCGGTTTTACTGCTGGTATCGGGCGATAATAAAACCACGGCCGAGATTGTACAGGACACACTCAATTTTTGGAGAGCCTATCAGTCGCACGATATACAAGTGCTTGCCGTGGTGGCCAACAGGGTGCAATCTGCCCAAACAGCTGATGTGAAGCAATTGCTTGTGGCGCAACTGCCAGAGAACATCTTGGTTTCTGTTATCCCTGCGGAGCAGACACTTGAAAACCCCACGGTAAACGACATTTTTGAATGTTTGAACGGACGTTTACTATTTGGCCGGGAACATCTTGCCAACCAGGTAGATCACTTTGTAACCGGTGCCATGCAGGTGCCAAACTTTTTAAATTATTTAAAGGAGAACGTACTGATTGTGACGCCGGGCGATCGCGGCGATATTATTATAAGTTCGCTGCAGGCTAACTTGTCTGCAAGTTACCCAAGGGTTGCAGGTATTGTACTTACAGCCGGCAGCATACCCGAAGAGCCGGTGATGCGCCTGATAGAAGGGTTGCAGAATGTTGTGCCGATACTTACCGTGGACTCCGGCACTTTCGAGACCACCAACAACATCGCATCTGTTAAGGCGCGTATAACGCCTGATAATTCTAAGAAGATACAGCTTGCCATAGAAACATTTAACAAGTATGTAGATGTTCCTTCGCTGGAAAAAATGCTGGTGACTTTCCACTCTGACGCGATGACACCCCACATGTTCCAGTACCAGCTTACACAATGGGCAAAGAGACAGCGTAAGAACATCGTTTTACCAGAGGGTAATGATGACCGTATTCTGCAAGCCACTGCAAGGTTAATCTCCCAGCAATTGGTAAATATCACCTTGCTGGGCGATCCGGGTGAAATAGCTGCATCCGTAAAGCGACTGGGTATAGATGTAGACCTCAGCCAGGTCAACATAATATCTCCTGCTAACTCCACCTTTTACGACGACTATGTGCAAACGTTGTATGAGCTTCGCAAAAGCAAGAACGTTACGTTGGAAATGGCGCGGGACCTGATGACGGATGTATCTTACTTTGGTACCATGATGGTTTATAAAGGCCATGCTGATGGGATGGTATCAGGTGCTGTACACACTACGCAGCACACCATACGGCCCGCGCTGCAGTTCATCAAAACCAAACCGGGTATTTCTACAGTATCTTCTATATTCTTTATGTGCCTGGCAGATAGGGTATCGGTATTTGGCGACTGTGCAGTAAACCCCGACCCCACCGCAGAGGAACTTGCAGAAATAGCCATTTCGTCGGCAGATAATAGTTCCCGGTTTGGTATCGAGCCGCGGGTTGCTTTGCTTTCTTATTCTTCGGGCACGTCCGGCTCGGGTGAGGACGTAGAAAAGGTAAGGAGGGCTACACAACTCGTACGAGAGAAACGACCGGACCTGAAGGTTGAAGGACCGATACAATATGATGCAGCCGTTGATCCTGTAGTAGGTCGTCAAAAACTTCCCGGTTCAGAAGTGGCCGGGCAAGCAAGTGTACTCATCTTCCCTGATCTGAACACGGGCAATAACACTTACAAGGCGGTACAGCGCGAAACCGGCGCATTGGCCATAGGGCCGATGCTGCAAGGCCTTAATAAACCTGTAAATGACCTTAGCCGTGGCTGCACAGTAGACGACGTTTTCAATACAGTTATTATTACTGCTATCCAAAGCCAGGATAGCTAA
- a CDS encoding glycerophosphodiester phosphodiesterase family protein, producing MKNRKIYLIAGLTLIALSGFNISNSLFTQPAEFPAFDTEAHRGGRSLMPENTIAAMKNAIDLGVTGLEMDTHITADNEVVLSHDEFINPLFTLDPNGKEITPEQAKSLVLYKMNYADLSKYDVGSKLYSNFPKQKKVKTYIPRLGDVIDSVQTYLKANHKKQVFYNIETKCSPAGDNIYNPAPEEFVKLLMNVIEQKRITPYVIIQSFDKRTLQIIHARYPKVRTSYLIANKNSVEMNIADLGYTPFIYSPAYKLVNADLVKQCHDKNIKVLPWTVNTKEEIEALKALKVDGVISDDPTLFNLNN from the coding sequence ATGAAAAACAGGAAAATTTATCTTATCGCAGGATTAACGCTGATCGCATTATCAGGATTTAACATCAGCAACAGCTTATTTACGCAACCCGCGGAGTTTCCGGCGTTTGATACAGAGGCTCACCGTGGCGGCAGATCGCTCATGCCCGAAAACACTATTGCCGCCATGAAAAACGCGATAGACCTTGGTGTAACAGGCCTGGAGATGGACACTCACATTACTGCTGATAACGAAGTGGTGCTGTCACACGACGAGTTCATCAACCCGCTGTTCACACTGGACCCGAACGGTAAGGAAATTACTCCCGAGCAAGCCAAATCGCTGGTGCTTTACAAGATGAATTATGCTGATTTGAGCAAATATGATGTGGGTTCTAAATTGTACAGCAATTTTCCCAAGCAGAAAAAGGTTAAGACCTATATTCCCAGGCTTGGGGATGTCATCGATTCGGTACAAACCTATTTAAAGGCTAATCACAAGAAGCAGGTATTCTATAACATCGAGACAAAGTGCTCTCCCGCAGGCGACAACATCTACAACCCTGCACCGGAAGAATTTGTAAAGTTGCTGATGAATGTGATTGAGCAAAAGAGAATAACGCCGTACGTAATTATTCAATCATTTGACAAACGTACGCTGCAGATTATTCACGCCCGCTACCCTAAAGTGCGCACATCCTACCTTATTGCTAATAAGAACAGCGTTGAGATGAATATAGCCGATCTGGGCTACACCCCGTTTATTTACAGCCCGGCTTATAAACTGGTAAATGCAGACCTGGTAAAGCAATGCCACGATAAGAATATTAAAGTACTACCCTGGACAGTAAATACTAAAGAAGAGATAGAGGCGCTTAAAGCCCTTAAAGTGGATGGCGTTATATCAGATGATCCTACACTGTTTAACCTCAATAATTAA
- a CDS encoding GbsR/MarR family transcriptional regulator: MQLPEAKGKFIEAWGKLGSEWGINRTMAQVHALLLVTPAELTTEEIMEELKISRGNANMTLRDLISWGLVEKRHKAGERKEYFYADKDTWNIARQVAKERRKRELDPIIKLLNELTKVEGDSNDPAFKTFNQSVTDINKLAKNVDKTLETMLKADENWFWKSIFKIFK, encoded by the coding sequence ATGCAGTTACCTGAAGCTAAAGGAAAATTTATAGAGGCCTGGGGCAAACTAGGCTCCGAATGGGGCATTAACCGCACAATGGCGCAGGTACACGCGCTGCTGCTGGTTACCCCGGCTGAGCTTACCACCGAGGAGATAATGGAAGAACTGAAGATATCCCGCGGTAATGCCAACATGACCCTGCGCGATTTGATCAGTTGGGGCCTGGTAGAAAAGCGCCACAAAGCCGGCGAGCGCAAAGAGTACTTTTATGCTGACAAAGACACCTGGAACATTGCACGCCAGGTAGCTAAAGAACGCCGCAAACGCGAGCTTGACCCTATAATAAAACTGTTGAACGAACTAACCAAAGTTGAGGGCGACAGCAATGATCCTGCGTTTAAAACCTTCAACCAGTCGGTAACCGACATTAATAAGCTTGCGAAAAATGTAGACAAAACATTAGAGACCATGCTTAAAGCGGACGAGAACTGGTTCTGGAAGTCTATCTTCAAGATTTTCAAGTAA
- a CDS encoding cryptochrome/photolyase family protein translates to MESVTLVFPHQLFKHHPAISSARPVYLVEEALFFNLYSFHKKKLVLHRASMKCYQDALANRGIMVNYIAADDEHCDVRKLVPWLAEQGVKTIHYAATADNWLERRLARQCAGNSIELAEYKSPAWLNSRADVDEFFDKQKTYFQTDFYVNQRKQRNILLEDNNKPLGGKWTYDSDNRKRFPKTGVVPLLDTPASNDYVKEAAERVNKSYPDNPGTTASPFGNLGGFYPVDHEQAEKWLTDFMDQRLYNFGIYEDAMVTGESFLYHSVLSPLLNTGLLTPNQVIDKALQTASEQEIPLNSLEGFIRQIMGWREFIHQVYEREHVKQRTTNYWGFSRKIPYQFWTGNTGIAPVDNVIKRVLNTGYSHHIERLMVMGNFMLLCEFDPDEVYRWFMEMYIDAYDWVMVPNTYGMTQFSDGGLMMTKPYISGSNYLLKMGDWPKGEWQETWDGLFWRFMHVHRKFFMSNPRLGMLVKTFDKMPDNKREQHLANAEKFLNVLDEWNAA, encoded by the coding sequence ATGGAAAGTGTTACCCTTGTTTTCCCCCATCAGCTGTTTAAACATCATCCTGCAATTAGCAGCGCCCGCCCGGTTTACCTGGTAGAAGAGGCGTTGTTTTTCAACCTGTATTCTTTTCACAAAAAAAAACTGGTGCTGCACCGCGCATCTATGAAGTGTTACCAGGACGCGCTGGCTAACAGGGGGATAATGGTGAACTACATTGCTGCGGATGATGAACATTGCGATGTTCGGAAGCTGGTTCCCTGGTTAGCAGAACAAGGTGTTAAAACCATCCACTATGCTGCAACAGCAGACAATTGGCTGGAAAGGCGCCTAGCCAGGCAATGTGCCGGCAACAGCATTGAACTAGCCGAATACAAAAGCCCTGCGTGGTTAAACAGCCGGGCAGATGTTGATGAGTTTTTTGATAAGCAGAAAACGTATTTCCAAACAGATTTTTATGTAAACCAGCGAAAACAGCGGAACATACTGTTGGAAGATAATAACAAACCACTTGGCGGAAAATGGACCTATGACAGCGATAACCGCAAGCGTTTCCCAAAAACGGGAGTGGTGCCGCTGCTGGATACACCGGCCAGTAACGACTATGTTAAAGAAGCTGCAGAAAGGGTAAATAAAAGCTACCCGGATAACCCCGGTACAACAGCATCTCCTTTTGGGAACCTTGGTGGTTTTTACCCCGTGGATCATGAACAGGCTGAAAAGTGGCTGACGGATTTTATGGACCAGCGCTTGTATAACTTTGGCATTTACGAAGACGCTATGGTTACGGGTGAAAGCTTCCTGTACCACTCTGTGCTATCGCCTTTGTTAAATACGGGGTTACTTACCCCAAACCAGGTGATTGATAAAGCCCTGCAAACGGCAAGCGAGCAGGAGATACCGTTGAACTCGCTTGAAGGGTTTATCAGGCAGATTATGGGGTGGAGGGAGTTTATACACCAAGTGTACGAACGCGAGCACGTAAAGCAGCGTACTACAAATTACTGGGGCTTTAGCCGTAAAATTCCTTACCAGTTCTGGACAGGTAACACCGGCATTGCTCCAGTTGATAATGTTATAAAACGCGTGCTGAACACCGGCTACTCGCACCATATAGAACGTTTGATGGTGATGGGCAACTTTATGCTGCTATGCGAGTTTGATCCCGACGAGGTGTACCGCTGGTTTATGGAAATGTATATAGACGCCTACGACTGGGTAATGGTGCCCAACACCTACGGGATGACGCAATTCTCTGATGGAGGGCTGATGATGACCAAGCCTTACATCAGCGGAAGTAATTACCTGTTAAAAATGGGCGATTGGCCAAAAGGTGAGTGGCAGGAGACATGGGATGGCCTCTTCTGGCGGTTTATGCATGTACACCGAAAATTCTTTATGAGCAATCCGCGTTTAGGTATGCTAGTCAAGACTTTTGACAAGATGCCCGACAACAAACGCGAACAGCATTTGGCTAATGCCGAAAAATTCCTGAACGTGCTTGATGAATGGAATGCTGCTTAA
- a CDS encoding acetate/propionate family kinase, translating into MNIFVINSGSSSIKYQLFIQGSATPLCSGLVERIGHSDAQITHKYHRNNKEDVIRIEQPIADHEAGMLAVAELLTRADIAVVQSAEDINVVGHRIVHGGETLTHTTVITPEVKDRIQALFPMAPLHNPGHYEGIKVAEKTFPEATQVAVFDTAFHQTLPEKAFRYAIPNTLYHELGIRVYGFHGISHQYVSREAAHYLSKPDAKVITIHLGNGCSMAAVNAGRCIDTSMGLTPLDGLIMGTRSGSIDASVLLYLTEQNNYTTEQLKNLLNKQSGMLGLTGHNDMRDISALYRQGIVEAKLAYDMYAYRIKKFIGAYAAVLNGLDAIVFTAGVGENDALARELVCRDMEYLGIGIDIAKNELRESGIRDITAFQAKTRVLVIPTNEELEIARQCQDLLMGA; encoded by the coding sequence ATGAATATTTTTGTGATTAACTCGGGCAGCAGCTCTATTAAATACCAGCTCTTCATACAGGGATCAGCTACACCGCTTTGCAGCGGCCTTGTGGAACGCATAGGCCATAGTGACGCGCAGATAACTCATAAATACCACCGTAATAACAAGGAAGATGTTATCCGTATAGAGCAGCCAATTGCAGACCATGAAGCAGGCATGCTGGCTGTAGCAGAGCTATTAACAAGAGCGGACATTGCCGTTGTACAAAGCGCAGAGGACATCAACGTTGTTGGCCACCGTATTGTGCATGGCGGAGAAACATTAACGCACACAACGGTTATAACCCCCGAAGTGAAAGACAGGATACAGGCCTTGTTTCCGATGGCACCGCTGCATAATCCAGGCCATTACGAAGGCATTAAGGTAGCAGAAAAAACTTTCCCAGAGGCTACGCAAGTGGCGGTGTTTGATACCGCATTTCATCAAACCCTTCCTGAGAAGGCATTTCGTTATGCTATACCTAACACGCTTTATCATGAGCTTGGCATAAGGGTGTATGGCTTTCACGGGATCAGTCATCAATATGTTAGCCGGGAGGCAGCACACTACCTAAGCAAGCCGGACGCGAAAGTAATTACTATACACCTGGGCAACGGCTGCAGCATGGCGGCGGTAAACGCTGGTAGATGTATTGACACCAGTATGGGGCTTACGCCGTTAGACGGCCTTATTATGGGTACACGCAGCGGTAGTATAGATGCATCTGTACTGTTATACCTTACCGAACAAAACAACTACACTACGGAGCAGTTGAAAAACCTCCTAAACAAGCAAAGCGGTATGCTTGGTTTAACCGGCCACAACGACATGCGCGATATAAGCGCACTTTACCGACAGGGCATTGTTGAGGCTAAGCTGGCTTATGACATGTACGCCTATCGCATCAAAAAATTCATTGGCGCTTACGCCGCCGTTCTTAACGGGCTGGATGCAATAGTGTTTACAGCAGGCGTTGGCGAAAATGATGCGCTCGCACGAGAACTGGTATGCCGAGATATGGAATACCTGGGCATCGGTATAGATATCGCTAAAAATGAATTAAGAGAAAGCGGTATTCGCGACATTACTGCCTTCCAGGCAAAAACAAGGGTACTCGTGATCCCTACCAATGAAGAACTGGAAATAGCCAGGCAATGCCAGGACTTGTTAATGGGTGCCTGA